One Burkholderia thailandensis E264 genomic window carries:
- a CDS encoding TIGR00730 family Rossman fold protein, whose amino-acid sequence MNKRKVIPSLRSLADQERATAKKARASWQMFTIMAEFIEATEYLSEIRPAVSIYGSARLKPDSPHYKLAVQIARKLSDAGFAVISGGGPGIMEAANKGAHAGKAPSVGLNIELPHEQAGNHFQDISLRFRHFFTRKVTFVKNSDAVIVMPGGFGTLDELSEVLTLIQTKKSRLVPIVLVGSEFWSGLLQWFRDQMIPMGLINPDDMNLMKVIDDPDQVLEAVLAFYEDRGEETEESHPPRPEEDRMFYL is encoded by the coding sequence ATGAATAAGAGAAAAGTGATTCCGAGTCTGCGTTCGCTCGCAGATCAAGAACGCGCGACGGCGAAGAAGGCCCGCGCTTCGTGGCAGATGTTCACGATTATGGCAGAGTTTATCGAGGCGACCGAGTACCTGTCCGAGATCCGCCCTGCCGTCAGCATCTACGGTTCCGCGCGCCTGAAGCCGGATTCGCCGCACTACAAGCTCGCCGTGCAAATCGCGCGCAAGCTGTCCGACGCGGGCTTCGCCGTGATCTCGGGCGGCGGCCCGGGCATCATGGAAGCGGCGAACAAGGGCGCGCACGCCGGCAAGGCGCCGTCCGTCGGCCTGAACATCGAGCTGCCGCACGAGCAGGCCGGCAACCACTTCCAGGACATCTCGCTGCGCTTCCGCCATTTCTTCACGCGCAAGGTCACGTTCGTGAAGAATTCGGACGCGGTGATCGTGATGCCGGGCGGCTTCGGCACGCTCGACGAGTTGTCCGAAGTGCTCACGCTGATCCAGACGAAGAAGTCGCGCCTCGTGCCGATCGTGCTCGTCGGCAGCGAGTTCTGGAGCGGCCTGCTGCAGTGGTTCCGCGACCAGATGATCCCGATGGGCCTCATCAATCCGGACGACATGAACCTGATGAAGGTGATCGACGATCCGGACCAGGTGCTCGAAGCGGTGCTCGCGTTCTACGAGGATCGCGGCGAGGAAACCGAGGAATCGCATCCGCCGCGCCCCGAAGAGGACCGGATGTTCTATCTGTAA
- a CDS encoding AMP nucleosidase — protein MKNDPNRRSRMHTPGSPSVEAFDDPIAAVERLSEIYETNAAFLRDAFARYRRDNSFDERVRACYPFVRIRTDVNTHIDSRRSYGFVAGPGVFETTVTRPDLFANYYREQLRLLAKNHHVRIEVGVSAQPIPVHFAFSEGIHLEGDLDRDRLVAMRDVFDTPDLAYLDDRIVNGTYEPAPGEPHPLALFTAARVDFSLHRLRHYTATLPTHFQNYVLYTNYQFYIDEFVKLGRTMMSASADPEVRAYRSEYTAFVEPGDVITYNANLGDEASEGTPPPRAPQMPAYHLKRADGSGITMVNIGVGPSNAKTITDHIAVLRPHAWVMLGHCAGLRNTQRLGDYVLAHGYVREDHVLDADLPLWVPIPALAEVQVALERAVAQVTQLEGVELKRVMRTGTVASVDNRNWELRDHREPVQRLSQSRAIALDMESATIAANGFRFRVPYGTLLCVSDKPLHGELKLPGMADQFYRGQVDQHLQIGVKAMEILRTNGLDRLHSRKLRSFAEVAFQ, from the coding sequence ATGAAGAACGATCCCAACCGCCGTTCCCGGATGCATACGCCGGGCAGTCCGTCCGTCGAAGCGTTCGACGACCCGATCGCCGCCGTCGAGCGGCTCTCCGAGATCTACGAGACGAACGCCGCGTTCCTGCGCGACGCGTTCGCGCGCTATCGACGCGACAATTCGTTCGACGAGCGCGTGCGCGCGTGCTATCCGTTCGTGCGCATCCGCACCGACGTCAACACGCACATCGATTCGCGCCGCTCATACGGCTTCGTCGCCGGCCCGGGCGTGTTCGAGACGACCGTCACGCGTCCGGACCTGTTCGCGAACTACTACCGCGAGCAATTGCGCCTGCTCGCGAAGAACCATCACGTGCGGATCGAAGTCGGCGTGTCGGCGCAGCCGATTCCGGTTCACTTCGCGTTCTCCGAAGGGATTCACCTCGAAGGCGACCTCGACCGCGACCGTCTCGTCGCGATGCGCGACGTGTTCGACACGCCGGATCTCGCATACCTCGACGACCGGATCGTCAACGGCACATACGAGCCCGCGCCGGGCGAGCCGCATCCGCTCGCGCTCTTCACGGCGGCGCGCGTCGATTTCTCGCTGCATCGGCTGCGCCACTACACGGCGACGCTGCCGACGCATTTCCAGAATTACGTGCTCTACACGAACTATCAGTTCTACATCGACGAATTCGTGAAGCTCGGCCGCACGATGATGTCGGCGAGCGCCGATCCCGAGGTGCGCGCGTACCGCAGCGAATACACGGCGTTCGTCGAGCCGGGCGACGTGATCACGTACAACGCGAACCTCGGCGACGAGGCGAGCGAGGGCACGCCGCCGCCGCGCGCGCCGCAGATGCCCGCGTATCACCTGAAGCGCGCGGACGGCAGCGGGATCACGATGGTCAACATCGGCGTCGGGCCGTCGAACGCGAAGACGATCACCGATCACATCGCGGTGCTGCGTCCGCATGCGTGGGTGATGCTCGGCCATTGCGCCGGGCTGCGCAACACGCAGCGCCTTGGCGACTACGTGCTCGCGCACGGCTATGTCCGCGAGGATCACGTGCTCGACGCGGATCTGCCGCTGTGGGTGCCGATTCCGGCGCTCGCCGAAGTGCAGGTCGCCCTCGAGCGCGCAGTCGCGCAGGTGACGCAGCTCGAGGGCGTCGAGCTCAAGCGCGTGATGCGCACGGGCACTGTCGCGAGCGTCGACAACCGCAACTGGGAACTGCGCGACCATCGCGAGCCGGTGCAGCGGCTGTCGCAGAGCCGCGCGATCGCGCTCGACATGGAAAGCGCGACGATCGCCGCAAACGGCTTTCGCTTCCGCGTGCCTTACGGCACGCTGCTGTGCGTATCGGACAAGCCGCTGCACGGCGAGCTGAAGCTGCCCGGGATGGCCGATCAGTTCTATCGTGGGCAAGTCGATCAGCATTTGCAGATCGGCGTGAAGGCGATGGAGATCCTCCGCACGAACGGTCTCGATCGGCTTCATAGCCGCAAGCTGCGCAGCTTTGCGGAAGTGGCGTTTCAATAG
- a CDS encoding BPSS1780 family membrane protein — MQLIEVSAKTGYVWFRQGIWLFRRNPLAFVTLFFTYLLAMMLVSLVPVIGAALPLLLIPGIAVGFMAACRDTIAGKQVLPTILIDGFRSYGPIVTQRLLTLGGLYIVSMAAVFACSALGDGGTLLKIMFGLGAENLGPDALESPGFKIAALIAAALYAPVAMMFWFAPVLTAWHDVPPVKALFFSVVSCWRNKGAFTVYGLLWFALALGVSFGLAALMQALGASAYALMVMMPASIVITAMLYCSFYATYRGCFGVQEPGAPKLPNTSDR, encoded by the coding sequence ATGCAACTGATCGAAGTCTCCGCCAAGACCGGCTACGTGTGGTTCCGCCAGGGCATCTGGCTGTTCCGGCGCAATCCGCTCGCGTTCGTCACGCTGTTCTTCACGTACCTGCTCGCGATGATGCTGGTGTCGCTCGTGCCCGTGATCGGCGCGGCGCTGCCGCTCTTGCTCATTCCCGGCATCGCGGTCGGCTTCATGGCGGCGTGCCGCGACACGATCGCCGGCAAGCAGGTGCTGCCGACGATCCTGATCGACGGCTTCCGCTCGTACGGCCCGATCGTCACGCAGCGGTTGCTCACGCTCGGCGGGCTCTACATCGTGTCGATGGCGGCCGTGTTCGCGTGCTCGGCGCTCGGCGACGGCGGCACGCTGCTGAAGATCATGTTCGGCCTCGGCGCCGAGAACCTCGGACCGGACGCGCTCGAATCGCCGGGCTTCAAGATCGCGGCGCTGATCGCGGCTGCGCTGTACGCGCCGGTCGCGATGATGTTCTGGTTCGCGCCGGTGTTGACCGCATGGCACGACGTTCCGCCCGTGAAAGCGCTATTCTTCAGCGTCGTGAGCTGCTGGCGCAACAAGGGCGCGTTCACCGTCTACGGGCTGCTGTGGTTCGCGCTCGCGCTCGGCGTGTCGTTCGGGCTCGCCGCGCTGATGCAGGCGCTCGGCGCCAGCGCGTATGCGCTCATGGTGATGATGCCGGCATCGATCGTCATCACCGCGATGCTTTACTGCTCGTTCTACGCAACCTATCGCGGCTGTTTCGGCGTGCAGGAGCCGGGAGCGCCGAAGCTGCCGAACACCTCCGATCGATGA
- a CDS encoding MarR family winged helix-turn-helix transcriptional regulator has product MNDSPAFPLTLDDQLCFALYSTSLAMTKAYKPLLDKLALTYPQYLAMLVLWESDDMAVKDIAARLSLDPATVTPLLKRLEALGYIERVRDTNDERVVHARLTAEGAALKHKARSVPAELFCAMRQTPDFLIRLREDLTRLRQALTDADHA; this is encoded by the coding sequence ATGAACGACTCGCCGGCCTTCCCGCTCACGCTCGACGATCAACTCTGCTTCGCGCTCTATTCGACGTCGCTCGCGATGACGAAGGCGTACAAGCCGCTGCTCGACAAGCTCGCGCTCACCTATCCGCAGTACCTCGCGATGCTCGTGCTGTGGGAATCCGACGACATGGCCGTCAAGGACATCGCCGCGCGGCTCAGCCTCGATCCCGCGACAGTCACGCCGCTTCTAAAACGCCTGGAAGCGCTTGGCTACATCGAGCGTGTGCGCGACACGAACGACGAGCGAGTCGTCCATGCCCGGCTCACCGCCGAGGGCGCGGCGCTCAAGCACAAAGCCCGGTCCGTGCCCGCCGAGCTGTTTTGCGCGATGCGTCAGACGCCGGATTTCCTGATCCGGCTGCGCGAGGATCTGACTCGGTTACGGCAAGCGTTGACCGACGCCGACCACGCCTGA
- a CDS encoding homoserine kinase, whose protein sequence is MAVFTAVSDADLALWMRHYDLGDVVAFRGIPSGIENSNFFLTTTHGEYVLTIFENLTAGQLPFYIDLMSHLAKHGVPVPAPVARDDGTLFGELHGKPAAIVTKLEGAAELAPGIEHCVEVGQMLARMHLAGRDYPQHQPNLRSLPWWRDAVPAIVPFITGEQRALLEGELAHQAAFFASDDYAALPEGPCHCDLFRDNALFAHAAPDTGHSVRLGGFFDFYFAGCDKWLFDVAVTVNDWCVDLSTGALDAGRADALLRAYQTVRPFTTGERRHWGDMLRAGAYRFWVSRLYDFHLPRAAQMLKPHDPGHFERILRERIAHAGALPETHACN, encoded by the coding sequence ATGGCCGTTTTCACCGCAGTTTCCGACGCTGACCTCGCACTCTGGATGCGCCACTACGATCTCGGCGACGTTGTCGCGTTCCGCGGCATCCCGTCCGGCATCGAGAACAGCAACTTCTTCCTGACGACGACGCACGGCGAATACGTGCTCACGATCTTCGAGAACCTGACGGCCGGGCAACTGCCGTTCTACATCGATCTGATGAGCCATCTCGCGAAGCACGGCGTGCCCGTGCCCGCGCCCGTCGCGCGCGACGACGGCACGCTGTTCGGCGAACTGCACGGCAAGCCGGCCGCAATCGTCACGAAGCTCGAAGGCGCGGCGGAGCTCGCGCCGGGCATCGAGCACTGCGTCGAAGTCGGCCAGATGCTCGCGCGCATGCACCTCGCGGGCCGCGACTATCCGCAGCATCAGCCGAACCTGCGCAGCCTGCCGTGGTGGCGCGACGCGGTGCCCGCGATCGTGCCGTTCATCACGGGCGAGCAGCGCGCGCTGCTGGAAGGCGAGCTCGCGCACCAGGCCGCGTTCTTCGCATCGGACGATTACGCGGCGCTGCCGGAAGGCCCGTGCCATTGCGACCTGTTCCGCGACAACGCGCTCTTCGCGCATGCGGCGCCGGACACCGGCCACTCGGTGCGGCTCGGTGGCTTCTTCGATTTCTACTTTGCCGGCTGCGACAAATGGCTGTTCGACGTCGCGGTGACGGTCAACGACTGGTGCGTCGATCTGTCGACGGGCGCGCTCGACGCCGGGCGCGCCGACGCGCTGCTGCGCGCGTACCAGACGGTGCGCCCGTTCACCACGGGCGAGCGCCGCCACTGGGGCGACATGCTGCGCGCGGGCGCGTACCGTTTCTGGGTATCGCGCCTGTATGATTTCCACCTCCCCCGCGCCGCGCAGATGCTCAAGCCGCACGACCCGGGCCATTTCGAACGCATCCTGCGCGAACGCATCGCGCACGCGGGCGCGCTCCCCGAGACCCACGCATGCAACTGA
- a CDS encoding NAD(P)/FAD-dependent oxidoreductase: MHRFIIVGGGAGGLELATRLGDRYGARGNRPARALVTLVDRYPTHIWKPLLHEVAAGSMDPFTQELEYAAQARWHGFEFHQGELISLDRASRRVTLAPVADNDGAELLPQRELEYDTLVIAIGSTTHYFGVQGAQEHSIALDTVAEAERFRKRLIAACMRAEHQPVEPAVQPAVAAGPADAAAPSASPALAGPRIQVAIVGGGATGVELSAELRNTAQVLSAYGLHKLDPRHDVGIVLIESGPRILPALQERVSTATAELLEKLGVRLMLGERVTEVAPGVVRTASGKSVRADLTVWAAGIKAPSVLARLDGLEVNKLGQLIVRRTLQTETDPNVFALGDCAGCEWPGHERNVPPRAQAAHQQASFMLRALASRLEGRPLPEFTYRDFGSLVSLGHFSAVGNLMGGLIGGNMLIEGLFARFMYMSLYRLHVAALHGYPRMVLDTVAHWLRRSTLPRVKLH, encoded by the coding sequence ATGCATCGTTTCATCATCGTCGGCGGCGGAGCGGGCGGGCTCGAACTGGCGACCCGTCTCGGTGACCGCTATGGGGCGCGCGGCAATCGTCCCGCGCGCGCGCTCGTGACGCTCGTCGACCGTTACCCGACCCATATCTGGAAGCCCCTGCTGCACGAAGTGGCGGCGGGCAGCATGGACCCGTTCACGCAGGAGCTCGAATACGCGGCGCAGGCGCGCTGGCATGGTTTCGAATTCCACCAGGGCGAATTGATCTCGCTCGACCGCGCGTCGCGGCGCGTGACGCTCGCGCCCGTCGCGGACAACGACGGCGCCGAGTTGCTGCCGCAGCGCGAGCTCGAATACGACACGCTCGTCATCGCGATCGGCAGCACGACGCATTATTTCGGCGTGCAGGGCGCGCAGGAGCATTCGATCGCGCTCGACACGGTGGCGGAGGCGGAGCGGTTCCGCAAGCGCCTGATTGCCGCGTGCATGCGCGCCGAGCATCAGCCCGTGGAGCCCGCCGTGCAGCCCGCCGTTGCAGCCGGGCCGGCGGATGCGGCGGCGCCGTCGGCCTCGCCGGCCTTGGCCGGGCCACGCATTCAGGTCGCGATCGTCGGCGGAGGTGCGACGGGCGTCGAGCTGTCCGCCGAGCTGCGCAACACCGCGCAGGTGCTGTCGGCGTACGGGCTGCACAAGCTCGATCCGCGGCACGACGTCGGCATCGTGCTGATCGAGTCGGGGCCGCGTATCCTGCCGGCGTTGCAGGAGCGTGTGTCGACGGCGACCGCCGAGCTGCTCGAGAAGCTCGGCGTGCGCCTGATGCTCGGCGAGCGCGTGACCGAGGTCGCGCCGGGCGTCGTGCGCACGGCGAGCGGCAAGAGCGTGCGGGCCGACCTGACGGTGTGGGCGGCGGGCATCAAGGCCCCCTCGGTGCTCGCGAGGCTCGACGGCCTCGAAGTGAACAAGCTCGGTCAGTTGATCGTGCGCCGCACGCTGCAGACCGAAACCGACCCGAACGTATTCGCGCTCGGCGATTGCGCGGGCTGCGAGTGGCCGGGCCACGAGCGTAACGTGCCGCCGCGCGCGCAAGCCGCGCATCAGCAGGCGAGCTTCATGCTGCGCGCGCTCGCAAGCCGGCTCGAAGGCCGGCCGCTGCCCGAATTCACCTATCGCGATTTCGGCTCGCTGGTGTCGCTCGGGCACTTCAGCGCGGTCGGCAATCTGATGGGCGGGCTGATCGGCGGCAACATGCTGATCGAGGGGCTTTTCGCGCGCTTCATGTACATGTCGCTGTATCGGCTGCACGTCGCGGCGCTGCATGGTTATCCGCGGATGGTGCTCGACACGGTCGCGCATTGGCTGCGGCGTTCGACGCTGCCGCGCGTGAAGTTGCACTAG
- a CDS encoding DUF3563 family protein yields MYLLSRLFLFLTKSPEQRAKERADAYLAGASDLYDLEFRMRKLDREAALDRA; encoded by the coding sequence ATGTACCTGCTGAGCCGCCTGTTCCTTTTTCTGACGAAGTCGCCCGAGCAACGCGCGAAGGAACGCGCCGATGCGTATCTCGCTGGCGCGTCCGATCTGTACGATCTCGAATTTCGCATGCGCAAGCTCGATCGCGAAGCCGCACTCGATCGTGCGTAA
- a CDS encoding organic hydroperoxide resistance protein, translating into MNILYKTAATSTGGRDGRATSHDQKLDVKLSAPRELGGAGTEGTNPEQLFAAGYSACFLSAMKFVAGQNKQTLPADTTVTAEVGIGPNEEGGFALDVELRVALPGLDTTAAKALVDRAHQVCPYSNATRNNVAVRLVVA; encoded by the coding sequence ATGAACATTCTGTACAAGACGGCGGCAACGAGCACCGGCGGCCGCGATGGCCGCGCGACATCCCACGATCAGAAGCTCGACGTGAAGCTCTCCGCGCCGCGTGAACTGGGCGGCGCGGGCACCGAAGGCACGAACCCCGAGCAGCTCTTCGCCGCCGGCTATTCGGCGTGCTTCCTGAGTGCGATGAAGTTCGTCGCGGGCCAGAACAAGCAGACGCTGCCCGCGGACACGACGGTCACCGCTGAAGTGGGCATCGGCCCGAACGAGGAAGGGGGATTTGCGCTCGACGTCGAACTGCGCGTTGCGCTTCCCGGGCTCGACACGACGGCTGCAAAGGCGCTCGTCGATCGCGCGCATCAGGTGTGCCCGTACTCGAATGCGACACGCAACAACGTCGCGGTGCGCCTCGTCGTTGCGTAA
- the polA gene encoding DNA polymerase I, giving the protein MPEERNLEGKTLLLVDGSSYLYRAYHAMPDLRGPGGEPTGALYGIINMLRRMRKDVSAEYSACVFDAKGKTFRDDLYADYKAHRPPMPPDLALQIEPIHSAVRALGWPLLMIEGVEADDVIGTLAKRAEQHGMNVIVSTGDKDLAQLVTDRVTLINTMTNEALDRDGVLAKFGVPPERIVDYLSLIGDTVDNVPGVEKCGPKTAVKWLTQYGSLDGVVEHAGEIKGVVGDNLRRALDFLPLARKLVTVETACELAPHVESFDASLATDGEGRDALREIFSTYGFKTWLRELDSEPAANGAAAAAAMAGAAQDPAGGAPAELPLAMARDYMTVQTWEQFDAWLAKISAAELTAFDTETTSLDPMLAQIVGLSFSVEPGHAAYVPVAHRGPDMPAQLPRDEVLAKLTPWLEDASKKKLGQHLKYDAQVLANYGIALNGIEHDTLLESYVLESHRTHDMDSLALRHLGVRTIKYEDVAGKGAQQIGFDEVPLEQASEYAAEDADITLQLHHALYPQIAREPGLSRVYRDIEMPVSLVLRKMERTGVLIDSDRLGRQSSEIATRLIELEQQAYGLAGGEFNLGSPKQIGQIFFERLQLPVVKKTPSGAPSTDEEVLQKLAEDYPLPKLLLEHRGLSKLKSTYTDKLPRMVNPNTGRVHTNYAQAVAVTGRLASNDPNLQNIPVRTAEGRRIREAFIAPPGSKIVSADYSQIELRIMAHISEDESLLRAFAHGEDIHRATAAEVFGVTPLEVTSDQRRIAKVINFGLIYGMSSFGLASNLGITRDAAKLYIDRYFLRYPGVARYMEETRARAKEKGYVETVFGRRLWLPEINGGNGPRRQAAERAAINAPMQGTAADLIKLSMIAVDDWLERGGLRARMIMQVHDELVLEVPESELSIVREKLPEMMCGVAKLKVPLVAEVGAGENWEEAH; this is encoded by the coding sequence ATGCCTGAAGAACGAAATCTGGAAGGTAAGACCCTGCTATTGGTTGACGGTTCAAGCTATCTGTATCGGGCTTACCATGCGATGCCTGATTTGCGCGGCCCTGGCGGGGAGCCGACCGGAGCGCTCTACGGAATCATCAATATGCTGCGCCGCATGCGCAAGGATGTCAGTGCAGAGTATAGCGCGTGCGTGTTCGACGCCAAGGGCAAAACTTTCCGCGATGATCTGTACGCCGATTACAAGGCGCACCGCCCGCCGATGCCGCCCGATCTCGCGCTGCAGATCGAGCCGATCCACTCGGCCGTGCGCGCGCTCGGCTGGCCGCTCCTGATGATCGAGGGCGTCGAGGCCGACGACGTGATCGGCACGCTCGCGAAGCGGGCCGAACAGCACGGCATGAACGTGATCGTATCGACGGGCGACAAGGACCTCGCGCAACTCGTCACCGATCGCGTCACGCTCATCAACACGATGACGAACGAGGCGCTCGATCGCGACGGCGTGCTTGCGAAGTTCGGCGTGCCGCCGGAGCGGATCGTCGATTACCTGTCGCTCATCGGCGACACCGTCGACAATGTGCCGGGCGTCGAGAAGTGCGGGCCGAAGACGGCCGTCAAGTGGCTGACGCAGTACGGCTCCCTCGACGGCGTCGTCGAGCATGCCGGCGAGATCAAGGGCGTCGTCGGCGACAACCTGCGCCGCGCGCTCGATTTCCTGCCGCTCGCTCGCAAGCTCGTAACGGTCGAGACGGCGTGCGAGCTCGCGCCGCACGTCGAATCGTTCGACGCGTCGCTCGCGACGGACGGCGAGGGCCGCGACGCGCTGCGCGAGATCTTCTCGACGTACGGCTTCAAGACGTGGCTGCGCGAGCTCGACAGCGAGCCCGCCGCGAACGGCGCGGCCGCCGCGGCCGCTATGGCCGGCGCGGCGCAAGACCCGGCGGGCGGCGCGCCGGCCGAGCTGCCGCTTGCGATGGCGCGCGATTACATGACCGTGCAGACGTGGGAGCAGTTCGACGCGTGGCTCGCGAAGATTTCCGCGGCCGAGCTGACCGCGTTCGATACCGAGACGACGTCGCTCGATCCGATGCTCGCGCAAATCGTCGGCCTGTCGTTCTCGGTGGAGCCGGGCCACGCCGCGTACGTGCCGGTCGCGCATCGCGGCCCCGACATGCCCGCGCAACTGCCGCGCGACGAGGTGCTCGCGAAGCTCACGCCGTGGCTCGAGGATGCGAGCAAGAAGAAGCTCGGCCAGCATCTGAAATACGATGCGCAGGTGCTCGCGAACTACGGGATCGCGCTGAACGGCATCGAGCACGACACGCTGCTCGAGTCGTACGTGCTCGAATCGCACCGCACGCACGACATGGACAGTCTCGCGCTGCGCCATCTCGGCGTGAGGACGATCAAGTACGAGGATGTCGCGGGCAAGGGCGCGCAGCAGATCGGCTTCGACGAGGTGCCGCTCGAGCAGGCGTCCGAATATGCGGCCGAGGACGCGGACATCACGCTGCAGCTGCATCACGCGCTGTATCCGCAGATCGCGCGCGAGCCGGGTCTCTCGCGCGTGTATCGCGACATCGAGATGCCGGTGTCGCTCGTGCTGCGCAAGATGGAGCGCACCGGCGTGCTGATCGACAGCGACCGGCTGGGCCGTCAGAGCAGCGAGATCGCGACGCGGCTCATCGAGCTCGAGCAGCAGGCGTACGGGCTTGCGGGCGGCGAATTCAATCTCGGCTCGCCGAAGCAGATCGGCCAGATCTTCTTCGAGCGGCTGCAACTGCCCGTCGTCAAGAAGACGCCGAGCGGCGCGCCGTCGACCGACGAAGAGGTGCTGCAAAAGCTAGCCGAGGACTATCCGCTGCCCAAGCTGCTGCTCGAGCATCGCGGCTTGTCGAAGCTGAAGTCGACCTACACCGACAAGCTGCCGCGAATGGTCAACCCGAACACGGGCCGCGTGCACACGAACTATGCGCAGGCGGTGGCGGTCACGGGGCGGCTCGCTTCGAATGATCCGAACCTGCAGAACATTCCGGTGCGCACGGCGGAAGGGCGGCGCATCCGCGAGGCGTTCATCGCGCCGCCGGGCAGCAAGATCGTGTCGGCCGACTATTCGCAGATCGAACTGCGCATCATGGCGCACATTTCCGAGGACGAGTCGCTGCTGCGCGCGTTCGCGCACGGCGAGGACATTCACCGCGCGACCGCGGCCGAGGTGTTCGGCGTGACGCCGCTCGAAGTGACGTCCGATCAGCGGCGCATCGCGAAGGTGATCAACTTCGGCCTGATCTATGGAATGAGCTCGTTCGGCCTCGCGTCTAATCTCGGCATCACGCGGGATGCGGCGAAGCTCTACATCGACCGCTACTTCCTTCGCTATCCGGGCGTTGCCCGCTACATGGAGGAAACGCGCGCGCGCGCGAAGGAGAAGGGCTACGTCGAGACGGTGTTCGGCCGCCGCCTGTGGCTGCCCGAGATCAACGGCGGCAACGGGCCGCGCCGGCAGGCCGCCGAGCGCGCGGCGATCAACGCGCCGATGCAGGGCACGGCCGCCGATCTGATCAAGCTGTCGATGATCGCGGTCGACGACTGGCTCGAACGCGGCGGCTTGCGCGCGCGGATGATCATGCAGGTGCACGACGAACTCGTGCTCGAGGTGCCGGAAAGCGAACTGTCGATCGTGCGCGAGAAGCTGCCCGAGATGATGTGCGGCGTCGCGAAACTGAAGGTGCCGCTCGTCGCCGAGGTCGGCGCGGGCGAGAACTGGGAAGAGGCGCACTGA
- a CDS encoding extracellular catalytic domain type 1 short-chain-length polyhydroxyalkanoate depolymerase produces the protein MTKSLTKFWLGGVKRMLHMPNGRTSKSALKAGQKMAADWPFVETLAAAAAASVATPAEPAPSVARESRVRPRAAAWAGGEWIRADHPLPPAFGRFVKHLEYGLYVPSGAKMAGLPLVVMLHGCKQDMDQFSQGTRMNLLADRYGFAVLYPEQSLSAHAHGCWHWYEDTTHGGRGEAQAVVALVDALVAERGFDASRVYAAGLSAGAGLVSLLALHFPQRFAAVALHSGPAFGDAHSGITAMDVMRRGLHRNPAVVVDALVEPGSHPGMPALIVHGDDDRVVVPKNADELAVQFLRLNGFADVDGNPAGVERFETRTADARTIDYRCDGESVVRLCRVRGLAHAWAGGDDSVPFHSASGPDASELIWSFFASRARATVAS, from the coding sequence ATGACCAAAAGTCTGACGAAATTCTGGCTGGGCGGTGTGAAACGCATGCTGCACATGCCGAACGGGCGGACATCGAAGTCCGCCCTGAAAGCTGGCCAAAAGATGGCGGCCGACTGGCCGTTCGTTGAAACCCTGGCTGCGGCCGCCGCCGCTTCCGTCGCGACGCCGGCCGAGCCGGCTCCGTCCGTCGCGCGTGAATCGCGCGTGAGACCGCGCGCGGCCGCATGGGCGGGCGGCGAATGGATTCGTGCCGACCACCCGCTGCCGCCCGCGTTCGGGCGCTTCGTCAAGCATCTCGAATACGGGCTGTACGTGCCGTCCGGCGCGAAGATGGCCGGTCTGCCGCTCGTCGTGATGCTGCACGGCTGCAAGCAGGACATGGATCAGTTCTCGCAGGGCACGCGGATGAACCTGCTCGCGGACCGCTACGGCTTCGCCGTGCTCTATCCGGAGCAGTCGCTCAGCGCGCACGCGCACGGGTGCTGGCACTGGTACGAGGACACCACGCACGGCGGGCGAGGCGAAGCGCAGGCGGTCGTCGCGCTCGTCGACGCGCTCGTCGCCGAGCGCGGCTTCGACGCGTCGCGCGTCTATGCGGCAGGCCTGTCGGCGGGGGCGGGGCTCGTGTCGCTGCTCGCGCTGCACTTCCCTCAGCGCTTCGCGGCCGTGGCGCTTCATTCGGGGCCGGCATTCGGCGATGCGCATTCCGGGATCACCGCGATGGACGTGATGCGCCGCGGCCTGCACCGCAATCCGGCGGTTGTCGTCGATGCGCTCGTCGAGCCGGGCTCGCATCCGGGGATGCCGGCCCTCATCGTGCACGGCGACGACGATCGCGTCGTCGTGCCGAAGAACGCGGACGAGCTTGCCGTCCAGTTTCTGAGGCTGAACGGTTTCGCCGATGTCGACGGCAATCCCGCAGGCGTCGAGCGCTTCGAGACGCGTACCGCCGATGCGCGCACGATCGACTACCGTTGCGACGGGGAATCGGTCGTGCGCCTCTGCCGGGTGCGCGGCCTTGCGCACGCGTGGGCCGGCGGCGACGACAGTGTGCCGTTCCACTCGGCGTCCGGCCCGGACGCAAGTGAATTGATCTGGTCTTTCTTCGCGTCTCGCGCGCGAGCGACTGTCGCGTCGTAA